Below is a window of Cytophaga hutchinsonii ATCC 33406 DNA.
TTTACAGGCATACTCGCAATCCTTCTGCTTCAGGGTTGTAAACCTTCCATTAGTTATTTTGCTACCGATCCCGATTACAAAGGTAAGTACATGTTGTACGTACAGCAAACCAAAGGTACCAAACATATAAATAATTCTGACATCAATGCACTTTACAGACAAAAAGCGCAATACAAACTTTTTGGTATTACTCCTTACCTTACGATTCACTACATAGGGAAATCATTTTATGATACCACTTTCATCAAACAGGAAATTCAGGCTACAAAAGTACGGTACGATAGAAAAATAACGAAGAAACCCCACAGTGAAAAACGTTATTTAGCCTTGGTTGCAAAACGTAAGAAAAAAATTGCGAAGCTGGAAAACAAACTGATTCATGGTAACTGGGTGATGGGGTCATTCGGCGAATATCCATCTATCCTTGATACCTCTGTTATTAAATATACCAACGCACAGATCTCAAATTATTTATCAAGTAATGGATATTTTAATAATCAGGTAAAATATAATATTGATACGCTTGGAAGAAAAGCATTTGTAACCTATAAAGTCAATCAGGGCAATCAATACAAATACAGCATTCTTGATTATGATATTGAAGATTCAGTAATATTGGATATTGTAAAAAATACGAAAGGCACTAAAATATATTTAGGAGATGCATACAATCAAAGTAAAATTGATTTAGAACGCGATCGTTTATACAAGCTGTTAAAAAACAGAGGCTACTATGAATTTTCTAAAGCATACATAAATTTTGTTGTTGATTCAACCGTCGGAAATAATGGAATCAAACTGACGCTGGAAATTGACCAGCCTATAGACAATACGGTACATACGCGTTATAAATTAAACAACATCATCTACATTCCTGTAACAGGAAATACAGACAGCGTTAGTACATACACAGATACACTGGAATATCATTCGTTAAAATTCTGCCGAAATAAAACACCTTACAACTATAAGATTTTAGACGGAAAAATTTTCACACGTCACAACAGTTACTTCAAACAGGATTCGTTGATCAAAACACAGCAGCAGCTCGGCTCCATGGATATGTACCGTTTTGTGAATGTAAATATTATCAAAAGGGATTCCTCTACGTTAGACATGCTGATCTACACCAACCGGCTTCAAAAATTTTCTATCTCGCAGGAATATGGATTAAATGTTGTGCAAGGCGTAATACCGGGTCCGTTCTTTAATGTAAATTTCAGAAATAGAAATATATTCGGGAACTATGAAATACTGGATTTCAATGTGCGCTACGCCATTGAAGGACAAGCTTCGGTACTCGACAATCAAAACAAATTACAAACCATTGAATGGGGCATCAGTACCAGTTTAACATTCCCGCAATTATTATCCCCTACCCGCATACGGTTTAAGGCCGCAAAGTTCAATGCAAAAACCCGTGTTACGTTTGGTTACAATTCTACACAGCGACCCGAATACAACCGCTATGGCTTCAGGTCCCAGTTCATTTATTTATGGGAAACAAGTCCGTATTCACAATTCTCCTTTACACCTGTTGATATTAACATCATAAACTCAACCATCAACATGGTAGAGTTTTCTGAATACCTGAACAACTTACGTGTAAACGGAAACAACTTGTATGTAAGTTTCCTGCCTTCGATTGTAACCAACATGAATTTAACGTATACGTTCAGTAATAATATCTTTGGAAAAAAAACACCGTCCTTTTATTTCAGGCCATCGTTTGAACTCGGCGGACTTATTCCCAATATGATCAACAGAAATATTACACACGAAGATAATAACAGACTCTTTGGGCTTCAGTACTATCAATACTATAAACTACAGGCGGATTTCAGATACTACAGGCCTATCAAAGAAAAGACAGTTCTTGCCGTTCGTCTGAATGTTGGCTTATCTAAACCTTTTGGAACATCCGGTCAGAAACATGGTAACAATATTTTACCCTACGAAAAATATTTCTTTACCGGAGGCTCCAATTCTATCCGTGCATGGCGCTACAGACGTTTAGGACCGGGCTCTTATGCAAACCCGGATGAAACAAAACAATATACCAATGAAGAACCGGGTAATATTGTTATTGAAACGAATTTCGAATTCAGAAGAAAATTATACAGCTTTATTGAAGGTGCTTATTTTATTGATGCCGGTAACGTATGGTTGCTGCAGGAAGATAAAACAAGACCCGGAGGAGAATTCAAATATTTCAAATCGGTTCCTGAGATTGCCATCGGTACCGGTGCGGGTCTTCGTTTAAATTTCACTTTCATCATCGTGCGTCTGGATGTTGCATTCAAGGCCTGGGATCCGGCCAATGCACTCGAAGACCGGTATGTACTATTCAAATTTGAAGATAAAAATAACAGGCCGGTCTATAACTTCAGTTTAGGTTATCCTTTCTAATACCTCATGCTTACAAAAGAACACATCGAAAACGAATTTCAGAAAATTCAGCAGCACATTTGCCGCGCGCTTGAAACAGCTGACGGCAAGGCGACATTTAAAACAGATGAATGGACACGGCCGGAAGGCGGCGGCGGAAAAAGTAAAATCATTACAGATGGAAACACTCTTGAAAAAGGCGGTGTAAACTTTTCTGCCGTACATGGCGAAACACCGGATAATATATTACATGCGCTGAAGCTTTCTAAAGCAGAATTCTATGCAACGGGCGTATCTATTGTAATGCATACAACAAATCCATGGGTACCCATTATTCACATGAACATCCGTTACTTTGAAATGAGTAACGGTATCTGGTGGTTTGGCGGGGGTATTGATCTCACGCCCCATTATGTGATAAAGGAAGAAGCGGTTGCTTTTCATCAGTCACTGAAAGATTTGTGTGATCAGTTTCATGAAAGTTTTTATACGACATTCAAAGAGTGGGCCGATAACTATTTTTACATTAAACACCGCGGGGAATCAAGAGGTGTCGGTGGGATTTTCTTTGACCGGCAGGGAAACGATGCACCGGTTAGCAAAGAATCATTATTTGAATTTGTTTGTGCGCTCGGGTATTTATTTCCAAAGATCTATACAAAACTGATTGCAGACAACAACTCCAAAACCTTCACAGAAGCAGAACGTAACTGGCAGAAGCTGCGCAGAGGCAGATACGTAGAGTTTAACCTGGTGTATGATAAAGGAACGAAATTCGGACTGGATACCAACGGCCGGATTGAATCAATCTTAATGAGCCTGCCACCTGAAGCAAACTGGACATACGACTTTCAGCCTGCAGCCGGAAGCAAAGAAGCACAGACAATTGAATGGCTTAAAGCTCAACCTAACTGGCTTGCACTGTAATGTTAGAAGGATTACAACAGATCGATGTAGAAGTTCTGGTATGGATTAACCATACCTTTAAAAGTGATTGGATGGATGCTGTGATGCTTTTCTGCAGCCATAAATTCACCTGGATTCCCTGGTATGCCCTGCTCCTGTTTCTGTTATGCAAATCAAATCCGAAACATATCTGGATCAATTTAATTTTAATTGCGGCCTGTATAGCCCTTGCAGATCAACTTGCATCTGGTTTATTAAAGCCGGTGGTAGCACGTTTACGCCCCTGTAACAACCCGGAAGTCAGCATACAGCTTTTACTGATTAAAGATGTATGCGGCGGTTCGTATGGTTTCGTATCTTCACACGCGGCAAATGTATTTGCACTTTTCTTTTTCTTTTTTTTGAAACATGTTTTCCAGTCTGCAAAACCACTGCTGTACGTTTTGTTTGTGTGGGCTGTCATTGTCTCTCTAAGCCGTGTATATCTTGGCGTACATTATCCGGGTGATGTCTTCTGCGGTGCGCTGGTTGGCATCTTTGCCACAACTGTTATTGTATGGCTTGAAGGAGTTATTGAGCGCAGGTATTTCCCCCCCCAAAAAACGCATTGATTTTTAATTGAATGATTCTTTGAGTTCAAATTTTAATCATACCCCTTATTTTATATGTTACATTTTAACAACTTACCTCTTATGAAAAAAACTCATTCAGTAATTGCAACAATTTTATGTTCGGTGTTTTTGTTGTCTTGCGGAGTATCTCCTAAAGGAGCTGAAACGCCAAAAGAATTAATTATTGCTGCAAAAGATGCCGGCTCAGACACCAAAGTATTAAAGTCCTGTTACTATTGGTCTACAGCGGAAGAAGAAGCAAACATTGATGCCATGTTAAGCCTGAAAGCCCTGAAACCGGAGGTAGATTCGTTTCTTGAAGACGGTAAAAAGAAATTCGGTGAAAAATTTTCTACGGCTTTTGGCATGGGAACATTTGTATTAGCTATGGCTACTTACCCAACACCTTATGATAAAATGGCAGATGGTGAATATGTTGAAACAGGTGATACAGCATTTGTAACAGCAAAGATTGTAGAAGGTAATTCAACATCTACCACAAAAGCCGAGATGATCAAAAAAGATGCTAAATGGTATTTCCCGGCACCTTCAGCGCGTGGTACAAAAACACCTGTAGAAATTGCAGCATTGATGAAAGGATTTTTTGAAGCGTCTAAAAAGGCATTAAACGAATCTGATACAGCTGAAAAATTCGGAGAAGCTGTTAATACGTACATGACTACAAAAATGAACTAATCATTTAAGTATATCTGCGGCATAATCAATCATAACAACTGATTATGCTGCAGATATTTTTAAATTATTTTACTGTCTGTTCGAACAGATTGCATTGGCATCTTATTTCGCCTGCGAATCCACCTGAAAAATTCCAAACGTATTATTATCCGGATCTAAAAAATATCCCTGCCAGCATCTGCCCGGTATTGCAAATTTAGGCAGCGCTACCTGTCCGCCGCTGGATAAAATCACTTCCGCTGTACGGTCAAAATCTTCTACCTGCATGGAACAGGTAAAGGCATTTGTACCGGTACCCGTAAGCGGTAAAGCTGCCGTACGTTTTAGCAGCCCACCATAAATGCTTTCAGTATCTATCCGGTAATATTCAATCGGAACAAATTCTTCTTTTGTAAATTTCCAGCCAAAGACCGTTTTATAAAACTGAATATCTCTTGCCGGATCAGAAGATTGAATTTCAAAAAAACCGATTGTGTTCATCTTATCCATTTTTATTTTGATTAACAATTATAACAAATCAACAAACTCTTTTGAAAATGTATTAATTTTTTCATCGTAATTTTTATCTGAATAATAAATAGCATTGATCTTCGTCATCACATTTTCCAGATCGCAACGCTTAGTCATCCAGGTGATTTTCTGCATTACCTCCCGCTCATTTCCCAAGAACTGACCATCTGCTTTTTTCAAAAATGATCCGTTAAAAACTGTAACAGCTCTGTATCGTTTTTCTTTTCTACCAGATCAATCAGTTCCATATCTGCATACGAAAAAGATTTAATTTCAAATGCGGCTTTGCGTAAGGCTGTATGCTGCTCGCCTGACAATGCATCTATGGAGATCAGTGTATCTTTTCCCCGGTCATAATACGATAGAAACCCGGTTCCGCGAGACAATTCATACACGCCTTCCCATCGGGTGTCGCGATCGATAGCACAACACACCAGCCAGTCGATTATTTTTTTATTCTTTTCTGCTGAATCGTTTATTGTATGAATCTGCTGCATCTCTTTGATACGTAACTTGTAAGCAGTTAATGCCTCCAGAGTCAATTCTTTTGAACCATAGGACAGTGCATGTGTCTGATACGCATTTTTGCCTTTACCCCTATCAAGAAATGCTAAAACCCTTGTGCCTTTTTCATACACAGCAGGCATAGGGCATGTCATGGCTCTGCTAAAATACACATCAATGGTATCGTTTAATTTGTCTCCCTGATACAATTCCTCTACAGCAAGAATTGCTTTATGATCCGTAAAGGAATTTTGATTTGTTACAGCATAAACATCAATTACACGTGCATAAATGATGTATTGAGATTCTATAATGAGTTTTCGTAACGGCCGCGGCGTAATCGGGTACGCATACAACGCTTGTATACCCGTCAGAAGAAAAATAACAATCACTATTTTTTTCATATTCATTTTGTATAAAATCAAATAATGATTTAACGAACGCATGTCATACTATTTCCGTGCCTCTCCTAAATATAAAAAAAGAATGTCCGTATTTCAATACGTATACTGAATTACGTATACTCTTACAGTTGTGGGTTGATTAGCATTAATCTATACCTCTTTCAAACATTGCCAGCAGGTTTTGAAGTGCAGTTTCCGAATGCAGCGAAGCAGTTTGTTCCATTGTCAACGTTCCGATTTCTGCAAAACGTGCATTCATTTGCCTTTCATAAGCTGCAATTGATAACTGTGCTGTTGGCAGCGACGGATCATACAAGCATCTGCTCAGCTCAAGCGCATCCAGCATAGCCATATTAACGCCTTCACCAGCATATGGCGGCATTACATGCGCGGCATCTCCCAGCATGGTTAAATCAGGCAGTGCCTCCCATGATTGATCTAATAGCATGCAGTATTGCGGGCGCACAACAAAATCCGGCTCAGCTTTATCAAACAAGTCAAACCACAGCGGATTCCAATCCGCAAAGGTCTCTTTAAACCAGGTCCGGACTTCTTCTGCATTTTTAAAATCAATGCCGGAATTGGCAACCCAGTTTTCCGGAGCATGTACACCGGCATAAAAAACAAGGCTGCCATCCCCTTTTGAACTTACAATAAGTGTTTTAGAATCTGCCATCGCAAAAACCTTTCCACCGTTTACCAACTCATGTATAGCAGGTACTTGTTGTGCAGAATCATATACGAAACCTTCAACAATGGTAATGCCGGAATAAAAAGGTTTTAACGGTGTTATATGTGCACGTATTTTTGAATTCGCCCCATCAGCAGCAATTACAATATCTGCAGCAGCTGACATACCACTATAAAAATTCAACCGCCAGCCTTCACCTGCTTTTTCTATGCTACGCAGATGGCTGTCCCATACAACCGTATTCGGCAGCAGAGATTCAAGCAGAATTTTCCGTAACGGACCGCGGTCTATTTCCGGCCGCTGTAACGTATCTGCATCTCCGGCAAATGCCTCGTCAAAGAAGATCGTTGCATGTTTATCAACGATACGCAAAGCATCTGCACCCGGCCGGTAATTAGCTCTGAAAGCATCCATTAATCCGGCTTCTTCTAATGCTGCCAGCCCTGATTCTTCATGCAGATCAAGCGTTGCACCCTGTACACGGGCATCTTTATTCAGATCACGTTCATATACGTGTACGTCTGCACCTTTTTTCTGTAATAAACGTGCAAGCGTTAATCCGCCGGGGCCGCCACCTACAATGGCTATTTTTTTAGTATTGATTGCTGATTGTTCCATTTCTGTAACTGTTTATGTTCATATGACGCATTCAAAATTCAGTCTTCTGAATGAGTACATCAAAACTACTTCTTCTTCAGAATGGAAAATTGTATAAATCGGTCATTTTTATTCCGGCTCAATTCTTTGGGAACAACACCGGCAAATTTCTTTACTTCGCGGATAAAATGTGCCTGATCGGTATACTGCTGTTCCGGAAAAAGTTTGCCTGCTTGGATCTGTGAAAAAGATGCACGGAACCGTAAGATAGTTAAATAGTTTTTCAGTGAAATTCCGACCCAGTGCTGAAAATACCGGTTGATCTGCCTGCTGCTCCAGCCACAGCTATCAGCAGCATGGTGTATGGTAACCGTACCTTTGGAATCATAGATACACTTAGACAGTTTTGTCTTTCTGGGATCAATGTTTTTTTGTAAACACGTTTTTAATTTCAACGAAATTTTTTCTTTGAACGATTCCAGATCACTCAGGTCTGCTTGTTGAATGTCTAAAAAATCATTAGGTAAATAATCTGTTGAATTGAGTAAACCGGCAAGCGGTGTGTGCAGGATATATTCCAATGCTAAAAATTTAAAACTGATTGCAAACATTACTGTTTGTGCAGCAAGTATGGCTTGAGTAGATTCTGTAGCAATACCGGACAATGTAACGTGAAAAGGTTCTGTTACCGAATAGCCAAAGAATACATCGAAGCTTCCGTCGGGCAATACAACAATTTCTTTGGCTTCATCCGAATGATTTTCTAAAACCCAAAAAGACTCTACAAAATCTGCCAGCGCTGGTTCAGGTAGTACATATGAATAGTTGAATGTAGAGGTTGACATACATATACTGTATTAAAAAATCCGACGTATTCACAGGTATCAATCAATACCATGAATATTTTTTTGATATCCACAACGAGTAAAACATTTCACTTCTTTTAAGAAGTGAAATGTTTTACTTCCTTCCCAGCAACTTCGCAGCGTACTTTCCTAAAATATCAAATTCAATATTAACCTTCGAACCAACAACACATTCTTTTAAAGACGTATGTTCAAAGGTATATGGGATGATTGCTACGGAAAAAGAATCGTTTTGCGAATCTACTACCGTAAGACTTATACCGTTCACACAGATAGAACCTTTCTCAACGGTTACATTTCCTAAGGAAGCATCATACTGAAAGGTAAACAGCCAGCTGCCGTTCTCATCTTTACGTTTTATACATGTGGCAACCTGATCTACATGGCCCTGCACAATATGCCCGTCAAATCGGCCGTGCGCAGGCATTGCACGTTCTAAATTCACATGCATACGTTCTTTCCATTCAGAAATACTTGTTTTACGGATCGTTTCCTGAATAGCTGTAACCGTATGCGTATCGTCATCTAATGCAATTACCGTTAAGCAGATTCCGTTATGCGAAAGGCTCTGATCAATCTTCAGTTCATGCGAGATAGATGAACGTACTGTGAAATGCAGGTTGCCCCGCTCTTCAACAATCTTCTCAATAACACCTAAGCTTTCTATAATTCCTGTAAACATTGATTCTGGTTATCTTCTAATCTTAATAATTCACTTTTGATATACTAACATTTCCTGTGTAAAGTTTAGAGTGTAAGCGTCCTTTTACACTTTACACTCTAAACTTTACACAGCTTTTATTTTCCTCTACCCTGGAACATGATCAATACAGTATCAAGCATGATCTCGAAGTCGAGCGAGAGAGACATATTTTCTATGTATAAAATATCATAACGTAAGCGGTCAACCATCTGGTCTACGTTTTCAGCATAACCGAATTTCACCTGTCCCATGGACGTAATACCCGGACGTACCTTATGCAAGTGCTTGTAATACGGTGCCTGTGCCATGATCTGATCAATGAAGAACTGGCGTTCCGGCCGTGGGCCAACCAGCGACATATCACCTTTCAGCACGTTATAGAACTGCGGAAATTCATCCAGCCGTGTCTTACGCATGATCTTTCCCCAAGGTGTTATGCGGCTGTCTTTATCGTTAGCCAGCGCAGGTCCTAATTTTTCAGAATCAATATACATGCTTCTGAATTTTATAATTTTGAACGGTTCGGCATTTCTGCCGATACGTTCCTGTTTATAGAACACAGGGCCTTTAGAACTTAGTTTTGTAAGCAATGCAACAACAAGCAAGAATGGAGCACCTGCTACCAGCACAAACAATGCAGCAATAATATCAATAAACCGCTTCAATACTTTTTGCCACACAGGTATCAGGTCCTGATTAATTTCCAGCAAAGGTAAATTGGATAATAACTTTACTTTTACAGAACCCAGAATTAACTGATAATTCTCCGGAATGATATTCGTTTTTACAGATTCTCCTTCAATCGATCCCAATACCTGTTCAAGATATTCATGTTCTTCTTTTTCAAGTGCAATCATTACCCGATCAATGCGGCAGCGGTGAATAACTGTATTAATACGTTCCAGATCGCCGATTGATTTTAATACTGGTGCACACAGGTCAACATTAGATATTGGTGTGGGAATATAGGTAACAAAGGAAAAACCAAGTGTAGACTTACGTTGCTGCAATTCATCATACACATTTCGTGCAGCTTTACCTGAACCAACAATCAGTGTATTAAAATATATTTTCCCGGAAGCAACCTGTTCGCGTAAATACGTAAAGGAAATTATTTTAGAAAAAGACGTACACAAAAACTGTATAATAAAATAAGAAGCAAATGTTTTATAATATTCCTGATACTGATTAATCCCCTGATCATCCAG
It encodes the following:
- a CDS encoding VOC family protein, with translation MNTIGFFEIQSSDPARDIQFYKTVFGWKFTKEEFVPIEYYRIDTESIYGGLLKRTAALPLTGTGTNAFTCSMQVEDFDRTAEVILSSGGQVALPKFAIPGRCWQGYFLDPDNNTFGIFQVDSQAK
- the hemF gene encoding oxygen-dependent coproporphyrinogen oxidase, which gives rise to MLTKEHIENEFQKIQQHICRALETADGKATFKTDEWTRPEGGGGKSKIITDGNTLEKGGVNFSAVHGETPDNILHALKLSKAEFYATGVSIVMHTTNPWVPIIHMNIRYFEMSNGIWWFGGGIDLTPHYVIKEEAVAFHQSLKDLCDQFHESFYTTFKEWADNYFYIKHRGESRGVGGIFFDRQGNDAPVSKESLFEFVCALGYLFPKIYTKLIADNNSKTFTEAERNWQKLRRGRYVEFNLVYDKGTKFGLDTNGRIESILMSLPPEANWTYDFQPAAGSKEAQTIEWLKAQPNWLAL
- a CDS encoding FAD-dependent oxidoreductase, producing the protein MEQSAINTKKIAIVGGGPGGLTLARLLQKKGADVHVYERDLNKDARVQGATLDLHEESGLAALEEAGLMDAFRANYRPGADALRIVDKHATIFFDEAFAGDADTLQRPEIDRGPLRKILLESLLPNTVVWDSHLRSIEKAGEGWRLNFYSGMSAAADIVIAADGANSKIRAHITPLKPFYSGITIVEGFVYDSAQQVPAIHELVNGGKVFAMADSKTLIVSSKGDGSLVFYAGVHAPENWVANSGIDFKNAEEVRTWFKETFADWNPLWFDLFDKAEPDFVVRPQYCMLLDQSWEALPDLTMLGDAAHVMPPYAGEGVNMAMLDALELSRCLYDPSLPTAQLSIAAYERQMNARFAEIGTLTMEQTASLHSETALQNLLAMFERGID
- a CDS encoding BamA/TamA family outer membrane protein; its protein translation is MKLLYYIFTGILAILLLQGCKPSISYFATDPDYKGKYMLYVQQTKGTKHINNSDINALYRQKAQYKLFGITPYLTIHYIGKSFYDTTFIKQEIQATKVRYDRKITKKPHSEKRYLALVAKRKKKIAKLENKLIHGNWVMGSFGEYPSILDTSVIKYTNAQISNYLSSNGYFNNQVKYNIDTLGRKAFVTYKVNQGNQYKYSILDYDIEDSVILDIVKNTKGTKIYLGDAYNQSKIDLERDRLYKLLKNRGYYEFSKAYINFVVDSTVGNNGIKLTLEIDQPIDNTVHTRYKLNNIIYIPVTGNTDSVSTYTDTLEYHSLKFCRNKTPYNYKILDGKIFTRHNSYFKQDSLIKTQQQLGSMDMYRFVNVNIIKRDSSTLDMLIYTNRLQKFSISQEYGLNVVQGVIPGPFFNVNFRNRNIFGNYEILDFNVRYAIEGQASVLDNQNKLQTIEWGISTSLTFPQLLSPTRIRFKAAKFNAKTRVTFGYNSTQRPEYNRYGFRSQFIYLWETSPYSQFSFTPVDINIINSTINMVEFSEYLNNLRVNGNNLYVSFLPSIVTNMNLTYTFSNNIFGKKTPSFYFRPSFELGGLIPNMINRNITHEDNNRLFGLQYYQYYKLQADFRYYRPIKEKTVLAVRLNVGLSKPFGTSGQKHGNNILPYEKYFFTGGSNSIRAWRYRRLGPGSYANPDETKQYTNEEPGNIVIETNFEFRRKLYSFIEGAYFIDAGNVWLLQEDKTRPGGEFKYFKSVPEIAIGTGAGLRLNFTFIIVRLDVAFKAWDPANALEDRYVLFKFEDKNNRPVYNFSLGYPF
- a CDS encoding sugar transferase, which translates into the protein MKRPYYSLIPASLDFVASVVAWIIFFYNRKQLLHEETQSIEVSLIMNAAVIGLFWVGLNILAGSYTDVFGKTRIQELFKGFNHTLIGVVIIFFTLLLDDQGINQYQEYYKTFASYFIIQFLCTSFSKIISFTYLREQVASGKIYFNTLIVGSGKAARNVYDELQQRKSTLGFSFVTYIPTPISNVDLCAPVLKSIGDLERINTVIHRCRIDRVMIALEKEEHEYLEQVLGSIEGESVKTNIIPENYQLILGSVKVKLLSNLPLLEINQDLIPVWQKVLKRFIDIIAALFVLVAGAPFLLVVALLTKLSSKGPVFYKQERIGRNAEPFKIIKFRSMYIDSEKLGPALANDKDSRITPWGKIMRKTRLDEFPQFYNVLKGDMSLVGPRPERQFFIDQIMAQAPYYKHLHKVRPGITSMGQVKFGYAENVDQMVDRLRYDILYIENMSLSLDFEIMLDTVLIMFQGRGK
- a CDS encoding phosphatase PAP2 family protein; this encodes MLEGLQQIDVEVLVWINHTFKSDWMDAVMLFCSHKFTWIPWYALLLFLLCKSNPKHIWINLILIAACIALADQLASGLLKPVVARLRPCNNPEVSIQLLLIKDVCGGSYGFVSSHAANVFALFFFFFLKHVFQSAKPLLYVLFVWAVIVSLSRVYLGVHYPGDVFCGALVGIFATTVIVWLEGVIERRYFPPQKTH
- a CDS encoding helix-turn-helix domain-containing protein, encoding MSTSTFNYSYVLPEPALADFVESFWVLENHSDEAKEIVVLPDGSFDVFFGYSVTEPFHVTLSGIATESTQAILAAQTVMFAISFKFLALEYILHTPLAGLLNSTDYLPNDFLDIQQADLSDLESFKEKISLKLKTCLQKNIDPRKTKLSKCIYDSKGTVTIHHAADSCGWSSRQINRYFQHWVGISLKNYLTILRFRASFSQIQAGKLFPEQQYTDQAHFIREVKKFAGVVPKELSRNKNDRFIQFSILKKK
- a CDS encoding riboflavin synthase, producing MFTGIIESLGVIEKIVEERGNLHFTVRSSISHELKIDQSLSHNGICLTVIALDDDTHTVTAIQETIRKTSISEWKERMHVNLERAMPAHGRFDGHIVQGHVDQVATCIKRKDENGSWLFTFQYDASLGNVTVEKGSICVNGISLTVVDSQNDSFSVAIIPYTFEHTSLKECVVGSKVNIEFDILGKYAAKLLGRK